One segment of Sinorhizobium sp. BG8 DNA contains the following:
- a CDS encoding DUF6867 family protein produces the protein MQGILYEEASFLQFLFISIIMGGWTAWRTGKACAENWQSFGRLFVYVLLLGVAIRFIHHALFEGSMLTFQYYFVDTVILLLFATAGYRFYRTRQMTNIYYWLYEKASPFSWRSK, from the coding sequence ATGCAGGGAATTCTGTACGAGGAAGCATCGTTCCTCCAGTTTTTGTTCATCAGCATCATCATGGGTGGCTGGACCGCATGGCGGACCGGTAAAGCGTGCGCGGAAAACTGGCAGAGCTTTGGCAGACTCTTCGTTTACGTGTTGTTGCTGGGGGTCGCGATCCGGTTCATCCATCACGCGCTCTTCGAAGGTAGCATGCTGACTTTTCAGTACTATTTCGTAGACACAGTCATACTTTTGTTGTTTGCTACGGCCGGCTATCGCTTCTACCGTACGCGGCAGATGACCAACATATACTACTGGCTTTACGAGAAGGCCTCGCCCTTCTCGTGGAGATCAAAATAA
- a CDS encoding ABC transporter ATP-binding protein — protein MSQTLLNVQGVETYYGNIRALGGVNVDVKKGEIVCLIGANGAGKSTLMMTICGSPQARKGTVTFEGQDITHLPTHQIARLRIAQSPEGRRIFPRMTVYENLQMGASLDNLKHFNEDVEKIFTLFPRLKERQAQRGGTLSGGEQQMLSIGRALMARPKLLLLDEPSLGLAPLIVKQIFEAIKVLNKEQGLTVFLVEQNAFAALKLSDRGYVMVNGQVTMSGPSKELLANPEVRAAYLEGGRH, from the coding sequence ATGAGCCAGACCCTCCTCAATGTACAGGGCGTCGAGACATACTACGGCAACATCCGTGCCCTCGGCGGCGTGAACGTCGATGTCAAGAAGGGCGAGATCGTCTGCCTCATCGGCGCGAACGGTGCAGGCAAGTCGACGCTCATGATGACGATCTGCGGCAGCCCTCAGGCCCGCAAGGGAACGGTGACGTTCGAAGGACAGGACATCACGCATCTACCGACCCATCAGATCGCGCGTCTGCGGATTGCCCAGTCTCCGGAAGGGCGCCGCATCTTCCCGCGCATGACCGTTTACGAAAATCTTCAGATGGGCGCGAGCCTCGACAATCTGAAGCACTTCAACGAGGACGTGGAGAAGATCTTCACGCTTTTCCCGCGTCTCAAGGAACGTCAGGCGCAACGTGGCGGCACGCTTTCCGGCGGTGAGCAGCAGATGCTGTCGATCGGGCGCGCGCTGATGGCGCGGCCGAAGCTTCTTCTTCTCGACGAGCCTTCGCTCGGCCTCGCACCATTGATCGTCAAACAGATCTTCGAGGCGATCAAGGTCCTCAACAAGGAACAGGGGCTGACCGTGTTCCTCGTCGAGCAGAACGCCTTTGCCGCCCTGAAGCTTTCGGACCGCGGCTATGTGATGGTGAACGGACAGGTCACGATGAGTGGTCCGAGCAAGGAACTGCTGGCCAATCCGGAGGTGCGCGCCGCCTATCTTGAAGGCGGGCGCCACTGA
- a CDS encoding ABC transporter ATP-binding protein, whose protein sequence is MALETNTMTDDLILKVEHLSMRFGGLMAINDLSFEARRGEITALIGPNGAGKTTVFNCVTGFYKPTMGMISMTQRSGKTFLLERMPDFEITKHAKVARTFQNIRLFSGLTVLENLLVAQHNMLMRASGFTILGLLGIGAYKRKSAEAIEVAKHWLEKANLIDRADDPAGDLPYGAQRRLEIARAMCTGPEFLCLDEPAAGLNPRESLALNELLRNIRQETGTSILLIEHDMSVVMEISDHVIVLEYGQKISDGTPDHVKNDPRVIAAYLGVEDEEVEEVIEAIEGDQGGMH, encoded by the coding sequence ATGGCCCTCGAGACCAATACCATGACCGATGACCTCATTCTGAAAGTAGAACATCTCTCCATGCGCTTCGGCGGCCTTATGGCCATCAACGACCTGTCGTTCGAGGCTCGTCGCGGAGAGATCACGGCACTCATCGGCCCGAACGGTGCCGGCAAGACCACCGTGTTCAACTGCGTGACCGGCTTCTACAAGCCGACCATGGGCATGATCTCGATGACGCAGAGGTCCGGGAAGACGTTTCTTCTCGAACGTATGCCGGATTTCGAGATCACGAAGCATGCGAAGGTCGCGCGGACCTTCCAGAACATCCGGCTCTTCTCGGGCCTGACCGTTCTCGAAAACCTTCTGGTGGCGCAGCACAACATGCTGATGCGCGCTTCAGGCTTCACGATCCTCGGGCTTCTCGGGATCGGTGCCTACAAGCGCAAGTCCGCGGAGGCGATCGAGGTCGCAAAGCACTGGCTGGAAAAGGCGAACCTCATCGATCGTGCGGATGACCCCGCCGGTGACCTGCCCTACGGGGCGCAGCGTCGTCTCGAAATCGCGCGTGCCATGTGCACCGGGCCGGAGTTCCTGTGCCTGGACGAGCCCGCCGCGGGCCTGAACCCGAGGGAGTCGCTCGCGCTCAATGAGTTGCTACGCAACATCCGCCAGGAAACGGGCACGTCCATCCTGCTGATCGAGCATGACATGTCCGTGGTCATGGAGATATCCGACCACGTCATCGTGCTCGAATACGGCCAGAAGATTTCGGACGGAACGCCCGACCACGTGAAGAACGATCCGAGGGTCATCGCGGCCTACCTGGGTGTCGAGGACGAAGAGGTCGAAGAGGTGATCGAGGCAATAGAAGGCGACCAGGGAGGGATGCACTGA
- the livM gene encoding high-affinity branched-chain amino acid ABC transporter permease LivM: MANITYNEASAGSSLTARALREGLFAGLISLGLFVLFVGLETTQNIRNELVLRPRWGLLAIFVIVAAVGRFLMVAYVAPWVAARRAEKAAAKVQEAPEGFVTRNFNKLAILFLVLLPPIAIALVGVQGSLKWVDNFGIQILIYVMLAWGLNIVVGLAGLLDLGYVAFYAVGAYSYALLSQHFGLSFWILLPMAGILAAFWGMILGFPVLRLKGDYLAIVTLAFGEIIRLVLLNWSEVTRGSAGISGIPKASIFGIWSFDVGAANNFAKSFGLPLSSAYYKIFLFYLILGLALLTAYVTIRLRRMPIGRAWEALREDEIACRSLGINTVTTKLTAFATGAMFGGFAGSFFAVRQGFVSPESFVFLESAIILAIVVLGGMGSLTGIAVAATVMIGGTELLREMTFLKAVFGPDFTPELYRMLIFGLAMVVVMVWKPRGFVGSREPTAFLRERKSVSGSFTKEGHG; the protein is encoded by the coding sequence ATGGCAAACATTACCTACAATGAAGCAAGCGCCGGCAGCAGCCTGACGGCGCGGGCTCTACGCGAGGGTCTGTTCGCGGGTCTCATCTCGCTCGGTCTCTTCGTCCTCTTCGTCGGACTCGAGACGACCCAGAACATTCGCAACGAGCTGGTGCTCCGGCCACGGTGGGGCCTGCTTGCGATCTTCGTCATCGTCGCTGCCGTGGGCCGCTTCCTTATGGTCGCCTACGTCGCCCCATGGGTTGCTGCGCGTCGAGCGGAAAAGGCGGCTGCGAAGGTCCAGGAAGCTCCGGAGGGTTTCGTCACCCGGAATTTCAACAAGCTCGCAATCCTGTTCCTCGTCCTTCTTCCGCCGATTGCCATTGCTCTCGTCGGCGTGCAGGGTTCGCTGAAGTGGGTCGACAACTTCGGTATCCAGATCCTCATCTATGTGATGCTGGCATGGGGACTAAACATCGTCGTCGGTCTCGCCGGTCTCCTCGATCTGGGATACGTCGCCTTCTATGCCGTAGGCGCTTACTCCTATGCGCTGCTGTCGCAGCACTTCGGACTGTCGTTCTGGATCCTCCTGCCCATGGCCGGTATCCTCGCGGCATTCTGGGGCATGATCCTCGGGTTCCCGGTTCTGCGTCTGAAGGGCGACTACCTCGCCATCGTCACGCTCGCCTTCGGTGAAATCATTCGCCTCGTTCTTCTGAACTGGTCGGAAGTCACCCGAGGCTCTGCGGGCATCTCCGGTATCCCGAAGGCTTCGATCTTCGGAATTTGGTCCTTCGATGTCGGCGCGGCGAACAATTTCGCCAAGTCGTTCGGCCTGCCGCTCTCGTCCGCCTACTACAAGATCTTCCTCTTCTATCTCATCCTCGGCCTCGCTCTGCTCACGGCCTATGTGACGATTCGCTTGCGCCGCATGCCGATCGGACGCGCCTGGGAAGCACTGCGCGAGGATGAGATCGCCTGCCGTTCGCTGGGGATCAATACGGTGACGACAAAGCTCACCGCCTTTGCGACGGGTGCGATGTTCGGCGGTTTTGCGGGCTCCTTCTTCGCTGTCCGCCAGGGCTTCGTCTCGCCGGAATCCTTCGTGTTCCTCGAATCGGCAATCATTCTCGCCATCGTCGTTCTCGGCGGCATGGGCTCGCTCACCGGCATCGCGGTCGCGGCCACCGTCATGATTGGCGGCACGGAACTCCTGCGCGAAATGACCTTCCTGAAGGCCGTCTTCGGTCCTGATTTCACGCCGGAACTCTATCGCATGCTGATCTTCGGTCTGGCGATGGTCGTCGTCATGGTGTGGAAGCCGCGCGGTTTCGTCGGAAGTCGGGAACCGACCGCCTTCCTTCGCGAAAGAAAGAGCGTGTCCGGCAGCTTTACCAAGGAAGGGCACGGCTGA
- a CDS encoding branched-chain amino acid ABC transporter permease LivH (LivHMGF is the membrane component of the LIV-I/LS branched-chain amino acid transporter), which yields MEYFVQQLVNGLTLGSIYGLIAIGYTMVYGIIGMINFAHGDIFMLGGFAALIVFLILTGVFVGLPVVILLLVMIAAAMLTASLWNWTIERIAYRPLRGSFRLAPLITAIGMSITLSNFIQVTQGPRNKPIPPLVSSVYSVFGISISLKQLVIVLLTVILLTVFWYIVNKTSLGRAQRATEQDRKMAALLGIDVDRTISITFVMGASLAAVAGTMYLMYYGVTVFTDGFVPGVKAFTAAVLGGIGSLPGAVLGGLLIGLIESLWSAYFTIDYKDVATFSILAIVLIFKPSGILGRPEVEKV from the coding sequence ATGGAATATTTTGTCCAGCAGCTCGTCAATGGGCTGACGCTCGGATCTATTTATGGTCTCATAGCCATCGGCTATACCATGGTTTACGGCATCATCGGCATGATCAACTTCGCCCATGGCGATATCTTCATGCTGGGCGGTTTTGCCGCACTCATCGTCTTTCTGATCCTGACCGGGGTCTTCGTGGGGCTTCCCGTCGTCATTCTGTTGCTGGTGATGATCGCCGCAGCCATGCTGACAGCATCGCTCTGGAACTGGACGATCGAGCGCATCGCGTACCGACCGCTTCGTGGTTCCTTCCGGCTGGCGCCGCTGATCACTGCGATCGGCATGTCGATCACGCTTTCCAACTTCATCCAGGTGACTCAGGGGCCGCGCAACAAGCCGATCCCGCCGCTGGTCTCGTCGGTCTACTCGGTCTTCGGGATCTCCATTTCGCTCAAGCAGCTCGTCATCGTTCTGCTGACCGTGATCCTGCTCACCGTCTTCTGGTACATCGTCAACAAGACGTCGCTGGGACGCGCACAACGCGCCACCGAGCAGGACCGAAAGATGGCGGCCCTTCTCGGCATTGACGTGGACCGCACGATCTCGATCACGTTCGTCATGGGTGCGAGCCTCGCCGCCGTGGCCGGAACCATGTACCTGATGTACTATGGCGTGACGGTGTTCACCGATGGTTTCGTGCCCGGGGTCAAGGCCTTCACGGCGGCAGTTCTGGGCGGCATCGGTTCGTTGCCCGGTGCCGTGCTTGGCGGGCTTCTGATCGGTCTCATCGAATCCCTGTGGTCGGCCTATTTCACAATCGACTACAAGGACGTCGCGACATTCTCCATTCTCGCGATCGTCCTGATCTTCAAGCCTTCCGGCATTCTCGGACGGCCGGAAGTCGAGAAGGTATAA